From a single Apium graveolens cultivar Ventura chromosome 2, ASM990537v1, whole genome shotgun sequence genomic region:
- the LOC141704183 gene encoding NADP-dependent malic enzyme-like, with protein sequence MAHMGFTVSELGWKTFTKKVVEAKASFNKKPLIMALSNPTSQAECTAEEAYNWSEGRAVFASGSPFDPVKYNDQLFIPGQANNAYIFPGLGLGLVMSGAIRMHDEMLLAASEALACQVTQEHYDKGMTFPPFSNIRTISANIAAKVAAKAYDLGLATRLPRPEDLVKFAKSCMYSPNYRIYR encoded by the exons ATGGCTCATATGGGGTTCACTGTTTCAGAATTAGGGT GGAAGACATTCACTAAAAAAGTTGTAGAGGCTAAGGCTTCTTTCAATAAG AAACCTCTTATTATGGCTCTCTCAAACCCAACCTCTCAAGCTGAGTGCACTGCTGAAGAAGCTTATAACTGGTCTGAG GGCCGCGCAGTGTTTGCCAGTGGAAGTCCATTTGACCCTGTGAAATACAATGACCAACTTTTCATTCCTGGCCAG GCAAATAACGCATATATCTTTCCTGGACTTGGACTTGGTTTGGTTATGTCTGGTGCAATCCGCATGCACGATGAAATGCTTCTTGCAGCTT CTGAAGCTTTGGCCTGTCAAGTAACACAAGAACACTATGATAAGGGAATGACATTCCCACCATTTTCTAATATCAGAACAATATCCGCTAACATTGCAGCTAAAGTTGCTGCTAAAGCATATGATCTTG GCTTGGCAACACGTCTTCCTCGACCAGAAGATCTGGTCAAGTTTGCTAAAAGCTGCATGTATAGTCCCAACTATCGCATTTACCGGTGA
- the LOC141708855 gene encoding translation initiation factor IF3-2, chloroplastic-like — MAALSSTSSLFFPSRLTVPNLSSQSNLYPLRIFQFQTTPCSSFSQSSTISISHNSVTARYGGAGNFPRPSSGDSRRNRKGGSDDDDQALNISSIRSDTVRLIDEKQNMIGIVSKNEALQRAEDAELDLVILSPDADPPVLRLMDYNKFKYEQQKKKRDQQKKSAAHRMDLKELKMGYNIDVHDYSVRLKAALKFLKAGDKVKVVVQLKGRESDFRNKAIELIRRFQSDIGELAVEESKSFRERSMTLVMVPNKVVTVQKPPESPKKNETSANEVSAAV, encoded by the exons ATGGCTGCGCTTAGCAGCACAAGTAGCTTATTCTTCCCATCAAGACTCACTGTTCCCAACTTATCTTCCCAATCTAATCTCTACCCACTTCGTATTTTTCAATTTCAAACAACCCCTTGTTCTTCTTTTTCACAATCATCAACTATTTCCATTTCTCACAATTCCGTCACCGCCCGTTACGGCGGCGCCGGAAACTTCCCCCGTCCTAGCTCCGGCGACTCTAGGCGTAATCGAAAGGGTGGGTCTGATGATGATGATCAAGCCCTTAATATCTCTTCTATTAG GTCTGATACTGTGAGGCTCATTGATGAGAAACAGAACATG ATTGGAATAGTGTCTAAGAATGAGGCTCTTCAAAGGGCTGAGGATGCGGAACTTGACCTC GTAATACTGTCTCCAGATGCTGATCCTCCTGTCCTCAGATTGATGGATTACAA CAAATTCAAATATGAGCAGCAAAAGAAGAAAAGAGATCAGCAAAAGAAAAGTGCTG CCCATCGCATGGATCTGAAGGAACTAAAAATGGG TTACAATATTGACGTTCATGACTATTCTGTGCGTTTGAAAGCTGCTCTGAAGTTTTTGAAGGCTGGCGATAAG GTTAAAGTTGTCGTGCAATTAAAGGGCCGTGAAAGTGACTTTAGGAATAAAGCTATTGAGCTTATTCGACGTTTCCAGAGTGACATTGGAGAG CTTGCAGTTGAAGAGAGCAAAAGCTTCAGAGAAAGAAGCATGACTCTGGTAATGGTACCAAATAAAGTTGTTACTGTACAGAAACCTCCGGAATCTCCAAAGAAGAATGAAACATCAGCGAATGAAGTTTCAGCTGCTGTCTGA